The Clostridiaceae bacterium HFYG-1003 genome includes a window with the following:
- the mutL gene encoding DNA mismatch repair endonuclease MutL: MPEFRINLLSQETASKIAAGEVVEKPASVVKELVENSIDAGARNITVEVVNGGLDLIRILDDGHGIRNADMERAFLPHATSKIKEINDIFDIMTLGFRGEALASVAAVSRTLLKSHAKEEQDGMEVFYEGGEEKFRKYSALDQGTIIDVRDLFYNVPARLKFLRTAQKETANVTDILTRLALSQPQIAFTFYNNEKLVFRTYGTGKLLDVIRSVYNRKTAEQVTWFEREADGIKIHGYIGNEEIARGSRNQQTIFINGRYITSRSLTAAVEQAFKSFITINKFPFFVLFLELAPHTVDVNVHPQKAEVKFSDERLMFHTVFETIHGTLRTMYQGNLGFEQGLASDPVRETTPETAGQPIQSADFMPFDKTSRDSLIREEASPRPDSSSYFQEPAHVQETWPRPEDEPTEVRLPVDLKSDTAHHRLDNPISQSPQPTGSAPEIQLPKAAEEVLPKFPMPRIMGQFSKTYILAELGDALYLIDQHAAHEKINFERYMEDLLQGDLPIQPLLLPQVLDLAVDDYAVWLENEAVFQAAGFAIEAFGERTLNVREVPLFLSGSNAESYFKSILDNLKNLGKGTSQEIRYLRIATAACKASVKANDELTLPEMQHLLEDLRYLKEPFTCPHGRPTMIRFTRTEIEKMFRRIQ; the protein is encoded by the coding sequence GTGCCCGAATTCAGAATCAACCTGCTCAGTCAGGAAACGGCCTCCAAGATCGCGGCCGGGGAAGTCGTGGAGAAGCCCGCCTCGGTGGTGAAGGAACTGGTGGAGAATTCCATCGATGCCGGCGCCCGAAATATTACCGTTGAAGTAGTCAACGGCGGTCTGGACCTGATCCGCATTCTCGATGACGGACACGGCATCCGCAATGCGGACATGGAACGGGCTTTCCTGCCCCATGCCACCAGCAAAATCAAAGAAATTAATGATATCTTCGATATCATGACCCTGGGCTTTCGCGGCGAAGCGCTGGCCAGTGTCGCCGCTGTCTCGCGCACTTTGCTGAAAAGCCATGCCAAAGAGGAACAGGACGGCATGGAGGTGTTCTACGAAGGCGGCGAGGAAAAATTCCGGAAATACTCGGCCCTGGATCAGGGCACGATCATCGATGTCCGGGATCTGTTCTACAATGTCCCGGCCCGGCTGAAGTTCCTGCGGACCGCGCAGAAGGAAACGGCCAACGTCACGGATATCCTGACCCGGCTGGCTCTGTCTCAGCCCCAGATCGCCTTCACCTTCTACAACAACGAGAAGCTTGTATTCCGGACCTACGGCACCGGGAAGTTGCTCGATGTCATCCGCAGTGTCTACAATCGCAAGACCGCCGAGCAGGTGACCTGGTTTGAACGGGAAGCCGACGGCATTAAAATCCACGGCTACATCGGCAATGAGGAGATCGCCCGCGGCTCGCGCAATCAGCAGACGATCTTTATCAATGGCCGCTACATTACCTCCCGCTCTTTGACCGCCGCCGTCGAGCAGGCGTTCAAGAGCTTTATCACCATCAATAAATTCCCGTTTTTTGTCCTCTTCCTGGAACTGGCGCCCCATACGGTGGATGTCAATGTTCATCCCCAGAAGGCGGAAGTCAAGTTCAGCGATGAACGGCTTATGTTCCACACCGTTTTTGAAACAATCCACGGCACGCTGCGCACCATGTATCAGGGCAACCTGGGCTTTGAACAGGGCCTGGCCTCTGATCCGGTCCGGGAGACAACCCCCGAAACCGCGGGCCAGCCCATTCAATCCGCCGATTTTATGCCCTTTGACAAAACCTCCCGTGACAGTCTGATCCGGGAAGAAGCTTCCCCTCGGCCGGATTCATCAAGCTATTTCCAGGAACCGGCTCACGTTCAGGAAACCTGGCCCCGACCGGAGGACGAACCCACCGAAGTCCGACTGCCCGTTGACCTCAAATCCGACACGGCCCATCACCGGCTGGATAACCCCATCAGCCAGAGTCCCCAACCCACGGGCTCTGCCCCCGAGATACAACTGCCGAAAGCAGCCGAGGAAGTCCTTCCGAAGTTCCCCATGCCCCGCATAATGGGGCAGTTCAGCAAGACCTACATTCTGGCGGAACTGGGCGATGCCCTCTACCTGATTGATCAGCATGCGGCCCATGAGAAAATCAACTTTGAACGCTATATGGAGGATCTGCTCCAGGGTGATCTTCCCATCCAGCCGCTCCTGCTGCCTCAGGTCCTGGATCTGGCGGTGGATGACTACGCCGTCTGGCTGGAGAATGAGGCGGTATTTCAGGCCGCGGGCTTTGCCATTGAAGCCTTCGGGGAGCGGACGTTGAATGTACGGGAAGTTCCGCTGTTCCTGAGCGGCAGCAACGCCGAGTCCTATTTCAAGAGCATACTGGACAATCTGAAAAACCTGGGGAAGGGGACCAGTCAGGAAATTCGCTATCTGAGGATCGCGACGGCGGCCTGCAAGGCTTCCGTCAAAGCCAATGACGAACTGACCCTGCCCGAAATGCAGCACCTTTTAGAAGACCTGCGTTACCTCAAGGAGCCGTTCACCTGTCCGCACGGCCGTCCCACCATGATCCGCTTCACCCGGACTGAGATCGAAAAGATGTTTCGGAGGATCCAATGA
- the miaA gene encoding tRNA (adenosine(37)-N6)-dimethylallyltransferase MiaA, translating into MMERRVIVLAGPTGVGKSDLAVELAQRLNGEIISCDSMQIYRGMDIGSAKIKPEDMRGVPHHLLDFLDPATAFSAAEYQTLALKTIEQIHERGHIAILTGGTGLYINSVIYPLGFTAADRSDEIRRKYEDVLRDQGREALHQLLQQQDPVSAGRIHANNVKRVIRALEVQEMTGRAFSEYGEEKVLRQDLEIYYYWISMDRTRLYDRINRRVDVMMAEGLLEEVRSLQAQGLGPMHQSMQGIGYKELLHCLEGKVSLEEAVDQIRQGSRNYAKRQMTWFRNDPNCAELSKELMTDEQMVAKIESDVSTHQTPKK; encoded by the coding sequence ATGATGGAGCGGCGGGTTATTGTTCTGGCCGGCCCCACGGGCGTCGGCAAGTCTGACCTGGCGGTGGAACTGGCACAGCGCCTCAACGGTGAAATCATTTCCTGTGATTCCATGCAGATCTACCGGGGCATGGACATCGGTTCAGCCAAAATCAAGCCGGAGGACATGCGGGGGGTTCCGCATCATCTCCTGGATTTTCTTGACCCGGCCACTGCCTTCTCCGCCGCTGAATATCAGACACTGGCATTGAAGACCATCGAGCAGATTCATGAGCGCGGTCATATTGCGATCCTCACCGGGGGAACGGGTCTCTACATCAACTCCGTCATCTATCCGCTGGGATTCACGGCGGCTGACCGGTCAGACGAAATTCGCCGCAAGTATGAAGATGTTCTCCGGGACCAGGGGCGGGAAGCGCTGCATCAGCTTCTCCAGCAGCAGGATCCCGTCTCTGCCGGACGCATCCATGCCAACAACGTCAAGCGGGTCATCCGGGCACTGGAGGTTCAGGAAATGACCGGGCGGGCGTTCTCGGAATATGGGGAGGAAAAGGTGCTGCGCCAGGATCTGGAGATCTACTATTACTGGATCAGCATGGACCGAACCCGCCTCTACGACCGGATCAACCGCCGGGTTGATGTCATGATGGCGGAAGGTCTTCTGGAAGAGGTCCGGTCGCTTCAGGCGCAGGGACTAGGACCGATGCATCAGAGCATGCAGGGGATCGGCTACAAGGAACTGCTTCACTGTCTGGAGGGGAAGGTGTCCCTGGAGGAAGCAGTGGATCAGATCAGGCAGGGATCCAGAAATTATGCCAAACGCCAGATGACCTGGTTTCGAAATGATCCAAACTGTGCGGAACTGTCAAAAGAATTGATGACAGATGAACAAATGGTCGCTAAAATAGAAAGTGATGTTTCAACGCATCAGACACCCAAGAAATAG
- the hfq gene encoding RNA chaperone Hfq, whose translation MNKTTNNLQDIFLNGARKSRLGVIIHLVNGFQLKGIVKGFDNFTVILDSDGKQMLVYKHAITTITPSKPILFNNKEDETEMTGAEA comes from the coding sequence ATGAATAAGACAACGAACAATCTTCAGGATATTTTTCTGAATGGGGCAAGAAAATCCAGACTTGGAGTAATCATCCACCTGGTCAATGGCTTTCAGCTGAAAGGCATCGTCAAGGGTTTTGATAATTTTACTGTCATCCTCGACTCTGACGGAAAGCAAATGCTGGTCTATAAACATGCCATCACCACCATTACGCCGTCCAAACCCATCCTCTTCAACAACAAGGAAGATGAAACCGAGATGACCGGAGCCGAAGCCTAA
- a CDS encoding methionine gamma-lyase family protein — protein sequence MIEKTRQLLKTRYRISDELLDLHDRVLEELAPELSYYDEIREYNQLKVTRAFHEERISDSMFSMSSGYGYGDLGRDKLDAVYARVFGAESALVRPHFVNGTHAITAALFGNLRPGDTLMTITGRPYDTLHNVIGIGSKKNVGSLMDYGVNYLEVDFKDGLPDKETIRQMLAEHDVKMVHIQRSTGYSWRPSMNLTVMAGIIRFVKEQKDDIIIFVDNCYGEFIETVEPTELGADLIAGSLIKNPGGSIAPTGGYIAGRADLVEQAAYRLTVPGIGGECGSTFGVTRLMFQGFFLAPHISMEAVKGAIFCARLMEHLGYEVKPRATERRTDIIQAIRFGEPGKLIRFVKGIQYGAPVDSFVECEPWDMPGYDDQVIMASGSFIQGSSIELSCDAPIREPYIAYLQGGITFDHARTGILIAVSNTLKQE from the coding sequence ATGATAGAAAAGACCAGACAATTGTTGAAAACACGTTACCGCATTTCCGATGAACTGCTTGACCTGCATGACCGGGTTTTGGAAGAGCTCGCCCCTGAACTGTCCTATTATGATGAGATTCGGGAGTACAATCAGCTGAAAGTCACCCGAGCCTTCCATGAGGAGCGCATCAGTGATTCCATGTTCAGCATGTCCTCAGGCTATGGTTACGGGGATCTGGGCCGCGATAAGCTGGACGCGGTCTATGCCAGAGTTTTCGGTGCTGAAAGTGCCTTGGTGCGGCCGCATTTTGTCAATGGCACCCATGCCATCACGGCTGCGCTGTTCGGCAATCTGCGCCCAGGGGACACGCTCATGACCATTACCGGCCGCCCCTATGACACGCTTCATAATGTCATCGGCATCGGTTCAAAGAAAAATGTCGGTTCCTTAATGGACTATGGCGTTAATTATCTGGAAGTGGATTTCAAGGATGGACTGCCGGATAAGGAAACGATCCGCCAGATGCTGGCCGAACATGACGTGAAAATGGTACATATTCAGCGTTCCACCGGCTACAGCTGGCGTCCGTCCATGAATTTGACAGTCATGGCAGGTATCATTCGTTTTGTGAAAGAACAAAAAGATGATATCATAATCTTTGTAGACAACTGCTATGGGGAGTTCATCGAGACCGTTGAGCCCACTGAACTTGGCGCGGATCTGATCGCCGGATCTCTGATCAAAAATCCAGGCGGTTCCATTGCGCCCACCGGCGGATACATTGCGGGCCGGGCCGATCTGGTAGAACAGGCAGCATACCGCCTGACAGTTCCGGGCATCGGCGGAGAATGCGGTTCCACTTTCGGCGTTACGCGGCTGATGTTCCAGGGATTCTTCCTGGCGCCGCATATTTCGATGGAAGCCGTCAAAGGCGCGATTTTCTGTGCCCGTCTCATGGAACATCTGGGTTATGAAGTCAAACCCAGGGCAACAGAACGCCGCACGGACATCATCCAGGCCATTCGCTTTGGCGAACCGGGTAAACTGATTCGATTCGTCAAAGGGATTCAATACGGCGCACCGGTTGATTCCTTCGTTGAATGCGAACCCTGGGACATGCCCGGCTATGATGACCAGGTCATCATGGCTTCCGGATCCTTCATTCAGGGCTCTTCCATCGAGTTATCCTGTGATGCCCCAATCCGGGAACCCTATATTGCGTACCTGCAAGGCGGGATTACATTTGATCATGCCAGGACCGGCATTTTGATTGCCGTTTCCAATACATTGAAACAGGAGTAG
- a CDS encoding hemolysin family protein gives MIIIVLILINGFFSMSEMAIVSASRFKIHNLVSEGDKRASKLEHLMASPSNFLATIQVGITFAGFFTAGQATKSFESRLAPLFDQLPFLAPYSEVVAFILITLIMSYFTLVFGELLPKRIALQKPEAIALAVAGPVSTISKVTIPFVRLLSGSTTFFGKLLGIHSDNIEEEISISEIRAKIEEGKERGVINQTERDMLDGIFEFDNKLAREVMTPRTDVFLVDIAEKPETIIRMLTNGRYSRIPVYENESDNIIGMLVLKDIYREYINKGSVKDIRKVMREILFAPETKHIDDLFKEMQAKNHHLCVLIDEYGGFSGIVTIEDLLEEIVGNIFDEHDITYTEINRIDTDTYIVDGMVTIAQLNDDLNLDLDNENADTIGGYFIEKLGRVPEKGDVVDDLAIRMEVLRIRGRRIKDLKIIIKDIDVPEAVDDEF, from the coding sequence TTGATCATCATTGTACTGATCCTCATCAACGGTTTCTTTTCCATGTCGGAAATGGCCATCGTTTCTGCCAGCCGCTTCAAGATCCACAACCTGGTTTCCGAAGGGGACAAGCGAGCGTCCAAGCTGGAACACCTGATGGCATCGCCCTCCAATTTTCTGGCGACGATCCAGGTCGGTATTACCTTTGCCGGCTTCTTTACCGCCGGTCAGGCGACCAAGTCCTTTGAGTCGCGCCTGGCACCGCTGTTTGACCAGCTGCCGTTTCTGGCGCCATACTCTGAAGTCGTCGCGTTTATCCTCATCACACTGATTATGTCCTATTTCACGCTGGTATTCGGGGAGCTTCTGCCCAAGCGCATCGCCCTCCAGAAGCCGGAAGCCATAGCCCTGGCCGTGGCCGGACCGGTCAGCACCATATCGAAGGTTACCATTCCGTTTGTCCGGCTGCTTTCCGGCTCCACGACGTTCTTCGGCAAGCTTTTGGGCATCCACTCGGATAACATTGAGGAAGAAATCTCCATCAGTGAGATTCGGGCGAAAATCGAGGAAGGCAAGGAACGGGGCGTCATCAACCAGACGGAACGTGATATGCTTGATGGGATTTTTGAATTTGACAATAAACTGGCCCGGGAAGTCATGACACCGAGAACCGATGTTTTTCTGGTGGATATTGCTGAAAAACCGGAAACCATTATTCGGATGCTGACCAATGGCCGCTATTCACGGATCCCGGTCTATGAGAACGAGTCGGACAATATTATCGGTATGCTCGTGCTAAAGGATATTTACCGCGAATACATCAATAAGGGCTCCGTCAAGGATATTCGCAAAGTCATGCGCGAAATCCTGTTTGCGCCGGAAACCAAGCACATTGATGATCTGTTCAAGGAAATGCAGGCGAAGAATCATCATCTGTGCGTCCTGATCGACGAGTACGGCGGTTTCTCAGGGATCGTTACGATCGAAGACTTGTTGGAAGAAATTGTAGGCAATATCTTCGATGAGCATGATATTACCTACACTGAAATTAACCGGATTGATACGGACACCTATATTGTCGACGGCATGGTTACAATCGCTCAGCTCAATGATGATCTGAACCTGGACCTGGACAATGAGAACGCGGATACGATCGGCGGCTACTTCATCGAGAAACTGGGCCGCGTTCCGGAAAAGGGCGATGTAGTGGATGATCTGGCGATCCGGATGGAAGTACTGCGCATCCGCGGACGTCGGATCAAGGATCTCAAGATCATTATAAAAGATATTGATGTTCCGGAAGCCGTGGACGACGAATTTTAG
- the lexA gene encoding transcriptional repressor LexA — protein MSGKGEKQREVYRFLLTYTEAKGYPPSVREICDAVDLRSTSSVQNHLQNLEKQGLIRRDPTKPRALEIPELNDRPEMVRIPVVGRVTAGVPILAQENIEDHFLMPLHFVKHDKNLFILKVLGESMINAGINNGDLAIIEQVEACSNGEIVVALIDEEATIKTFYKERNYIRLQPENDTMEPIIVPDCRILGRLVGIYRKYR, from the coding sequence ATGTCCGGAAAAGGAGAAAAACAAAGAGAAGTATACCGGTTTCTGCTGACCTACACAGAAGCCAAAGGATACCCTCCATCGGTTCGCGAGATTTGCGATGCGGTGGACCTGAGATCAACTTCGTCCGTCCAGAACCACCTGCAGAATTTAGAGAAGCAAGGCCTGATCCGGCGTGACCCCACGAAGCCCCGGGCTTTGGAAATTCCTGAACTTAATGACCGTCCTGAAATGGTTCGAATTCCTGTGGTAGGCCGCGTAACGGCCGGCGTCCCGATACTGGCTCAGGAAAACATAGAAGACCACTTCCTTATGCCCCTGCACTTTGTAAAACATGATAAAAACCTGTTCATTCTGAAAGTTCTTGGAGAATCCATGATCAACGCCGGCATCAACAACGGCGACCTCGCCATCATCGAGCAGGTGGAAGCCTGCAGCAACGGTGAAATTGTTGTTGCATTGATCGATGAGGAAGCGACCATCAAGACCTTCTACAAGGAACGCAATTACATCAGGCTCCAGCCGGAAAATGACACCATGGAACCAATCATTGTACCGGACTGCCGGATTCTCGGCCGCCTGGTCGGCATCTACCGGAAATACCGCTAA
- the deoD gene encoding purine-nucleoside phosphorylase codes for MSIHIGAKPGDIAKTILLPGDPLRAKFIAETFLENPVQFNEVRGMLGFTGTYKGVPVSVMGTGMGIPSISIYVHELIHDYGVKNLMRVGSAGALIPEVVIRDVVLASSASTTNGFNKNRFRGLDYAPTADFTLLSKAYESAKELGLDAKVGNVLSSDIFYDETNAQGLFANAGTLCVEMEAAGLYTAAAMARVRALAILTISDSLVTGEATTSEERQKTFTDMMKIALETAVKVNDLD; via the coding sequence ATGTCCATTCATATTGGAGCTAAACCAGGCGACATCGCCAAGACGATCTTATTACCGGGGGATCCGCTCAGAGCGAAATTCATCGCAGAAACATTCCTGGAGAATCCCGTTCAGTTTAATGAAGTCCGGGGCATGCTCGGCTTTACCGGAACCTACAAGGGAGTGCCGGTTTCTGTCATGGGTACCGGAATGGGCATCCCGTCCATCTCCATTTATGTTCATGAACTGATCCATGATTATGGCGTTAAGAATCTGATGCGCGTCGGATCTGCCGGAGCCCTGATCCCGGAAGTGGTGATTCGTGATGTGGTTCTTGCCTCATCCGCTTCCACCACCAATGGTTTTAACAAAAACCGGTTCCGCGGACTGGATTACGCGCCGACTGCAGATTTCACTCTTCTGTCCAAGGCATATGAATCAGCTAAAGAACTGGGTCTGGACGCCAAAGTCGGAAATGTCCTGTCCTCAGATATCTTCTATGATGAAACCAATGCCCAGGGTCTGTTTGCCAATGCCGGAACCCTCTGCGTTGAGATGGAAGCTGCCGGTTTGTATACCGCGGCTGCCATGGCCAGAGTTCGGGCACTGGCCATCCTGACGATCTCCGATTCACTTGTGACAGGAGAAGCCACGACTTCCGAAGAACGCCAGAAGACCTTCACCGACATGATGAAGATCGCGCTGGAAACCGCCGTCAAGGTCAACGATCTGGACTAG